The following proteins come from a genomic window of Gottfriedia acidiceleris:
- a CDS encoding DUF6933 domain-containing protein → MYIQLTKKLSDEMKIKVDKPDLSNENQLFCWHANIFKIGRKKCVLVMNNVTRYCFVMYGLLKKDFTNFEELMKRSIVTNFLANEFDVEKVDQYMKQLGEVQYTATSDRSILSQMNDMIYLAESYVYRLAEKGEIISLLHLNLKLNQTPLCKLNAFPNELMKEALDEFLSNKESFGNL, encoded by the coding sequence ATGTACATTCAATTAACAAAAAAACTTTCAGATGAAATGAAAATAAAAGTAGATAAACCAGATTTATCAAACGAGAATCAGCTTTTTTGCTGGCACGCGAATATCTTTAAAATTGGCCGCAAAAAATGTGTATTGGTAATGAATAATGTAACTAGATATTGTTTTGTTATGTATGGTCTATTAAAAAAGGATTTTACAAATTTTGAAGAGTTAATGAAGAGAAGTATTGTGACAAATTTTCTGGCAAACGAATTCGATGTTGAGAAAGTCGATCAATATATGAAACAACTAGGGGAAGTTCAATACACTGCGACAAGCGATCGAAGTATACTTTCACAAATGAATGATATGATTTATCTTGCTGAATCTTATGTTTATCGATTGGCTGAGAAAGGCGAAATAATTAGTTTACTTCATTTAAATCTCAAACTTAACCAGACTCCTTTATGTAAGTTAAATGCGTTTCCAAATGAGTTAATGAAAGAGGCATTGGATGAATTTTTATCAAATAAAGAGAGCTTTGGAAATCTTTAA
- a CDS encoding ABC transporter substrate-binding protein, translating into MSKKFLMRSWILLFVAMILFTGCSQQSASTKGDGKVTIKFSVAEYDSKIKPEMQDMIKRFEKENPNIKVKLLVSNWNDYHDRLVTWVTGNQAPDIANLSGLWIGEFKDMDAIKPIDSYANKDLLNTFVQTPLNSFKGSNGKLTGLPFFLDPRVLYYRKDLFEKNHLQAPKTWDELYNDAKILTSSDVYGFGVGGKYPNVMTGFEYFYFNSDQAVSSKHFGPQNKLLFNSQQGVDSLAFLNKLVKDGLTNPNPNAIEWENGVQPIFQSGKLAMMITGPWFASMLDQDKKVEYGMVPVPTAKPGMVSKSVMQPDVISVMNDDPSKKAAIGKFLQFMYKPDNRLNFALNHGNIPELTAVLNDPKYNSTENNKFFASLLPNAINKYADAGKYGDQMDHIVTDEIQKVYLQQISPKEALKESAKQVKDLYAN; encoded by the coding sequence ATGAGTAAAAAATTTCTAATGAGAAGTTGGATTCTACTTTTCGTAGCAATGATTCTTTTTACAGGGTGTAGTCAGCAGTCGGCTTCGACTAAAGGGGACGGAAAAGTTACGATTAAATTTTCTGTTGCGGAGTATGACTCAAAGATTAAGCCTGAAATGCAGGATATGATTAAACGATTTGAGAAAGAAAATCCGAATATTAAAGTTAAATTATTGGTTAGTAATTGGAACGACTATCATGATCGTCTAGTTACATGGGTTACTGGAAATCAAGCTCCTGATATTGCGAATTTATCTGGTTTATGGATTGGTGAATTTAAAGATATGGATGCGATTAAGCCAATTGACTCATATGCAAATAAAGATCTTCTAAATACTTTTGTTCAAACTCCATTAAATTCTTTCAAGGGAAGTAACGGAAAACTAACTGGTTTACCATTCTTTCTTGATCCTAGGGTTTTATATTATCGTAAGGATTTGTTTGAGAAAAATCATTTACAAGCTCCAAAAACTTGGGATGAACTATACAATGACGCGAAAATATTAACTTCTTCTGATGTTTATGGTTTTGGTGTAGGTGGAAAATATCCAAACGTAATGACAGGTTTTGAGTATTTCTACTTTAATTCAGATCAGGCTGTTTCTTCTAAACATTTTGGACCTCAAAATAAATTATTATTTAATTCACAGCAAGGCGTTGATTCATTAGCATTCTTAAACAAGCTAGTAAAGGATGGCTTAACAAATCCGAATCCAAATGCAATAGAATGGGAAAATGGTGTTCAGCCAATCTTCCAATCTGGCAAGCTAGCAATGATGATTACTGGACCTTGGTTCGCTTCGATGCTTGACCAAGATAAAAAGGTAGAGTATGGAATGGTGCCAGTGCCAACTGCAAAGCCAGGAATGGTTTCAAAATCAGTCATGCAGCCAGATGTTATTTCGGTTATGAATGATGATCCTTCTAAAAAGGCAGCGATTGGCAAGTTCCTTCAATTCATGTATAAGCCAGATAATCGCTTAAACTTTGCGTTAAATCATGGAAATATTCCAGAGTTAACTGCTGTTTTAAATGATCCTAAATACAATAGCACTGAAAATAATAAGTTCTTTGCATCGCTGTTACCAAATGCAATTAATAAATATGCTGATGCTGGTAAGTATGGTGATCAAATGGATCATATCGTTACAGATGAAATTCAAAAAGTTTATTTACAACAAATTAGCCCTAAAGAAGCGTTGAAAGAATCTGCTAAACAAGTAAAAGATTTATATGCAAATTAA
- a CDS encoding carbohydrate ABC transporter permease → MPTQTEFIQKIGVSTYKKRRKISIFQMALPYLLVFPTLLLIFLTIIYPMLQTLLISVSKVNRIGKIQSVGFFGNFKAILTYDGIWAVLGQTVLWVIVTVGVAFVLAYLLALILNKKFRFRKIAYILVVLPWAAPLSIATMSWMWIFHGELGPLNQILKYFHLIQQYHQWLGTPTSAFVVVSIVGIWSNISFIVITLLAGLQSIDPELYESANLDGAGPITQFRHITWPLMKSVNSLVIVLSVFWAFNAFPIIWILTKGGPAGSTETFVTLIYKLSFVKIDFGQASALSFLTFLIMLVFSVIYFILSKGEKKSVQN, encoded by the coding sequence GTGCCTACCCAGACAGAGTTCATACAAAAGATAGGCGTTTCAACATACAAAAAACGTAGGAAGATATCTATTTTTCAGATGGCACTTCCTTATTTACTCGTATTCCCTACACTACTATTAATCTTTTTAACAATTATTTATCCGATGCTTCAAACGCTATTAATTTCTGTTTCAAAAGTAAATCGAATTGGAAAGATCCAGTCGGTTGGATTTTTTGGGAATTTTAAAGCTATTTTAACCTACGACGGCATTTGGGCAGTACTTGGTCAAACGGTACTTTGGGTAATAGTGACTGTTGGGGTTGCATTTGTTCTTGCCTATCTCCTTGCTTTAATTTTAAACAAAAAATTTCGTTTTAGAAAAATTGCTTATATTCTAGTCGTTTTACCGTGGGCAGCTCCTTTAAGTATCGCGACGATGAGTTGGATGTGGATTTTTCATGGTGAACTTGGACCATTAAATCAAATTTTAAAATATTTTCACTTAATTCAACAGTATCATCAATGGCTTGGTACACCGACTTCGGCATTTGTCGTTGTTTCAATCGTTGGTATTTGGTCAAACATATCTTTTATTGTCATTACTTTACTTGCAGGCTTACAATCAATCGATCCTGAGTTATATGAATCTGCTAATTTAGATGGAGCTGGGCCAATCACACAGTTTAGGCATATCACTTGGCCTTTAATGAAATCAGTTAACTCTTTAGTTATTGTTCTTTCGGTTTTTTGGGCATTTAATGCTTTCCCAATCATCTGGATTTTAACAAAGGGTGGACCAGCGGGGTCGACAGAAACATTCGTTACATTAATTTACAAATTATCATTTGTTAAGATCGACTTTGGGCAAGCTTCAGCACTTTCATTTTTAACATTCTTGATTATGCTTGTCTTCTCAGTTATTTATTTCATTTTAAGTAAGGGGGAGAAGAAAAGTGTACAGAATTAG
- a CDS encoding carbohydrate ABC transporter permease codes for MYRIRLNGWTTLRWGFLLLMIILLDFPFFIMLITSLKTKSEVYDTSVFLPIHMVFSNYIKLWSHTNLSVYFINSIKIALGSTLLVLVLAIPTSYALSRLQFKGKNAVLALLLVIQMFSPIIILVPLYKMFANHHLLDNIWSLIIINTTFSISFAVWFIYSFFNNVPVEIDEAAQIDGCNKFDTLVRILTPLAIPSIVTVGVFSFINAWNEFLFALTFVQTDSKMPITLGLYSFVGRYDVQWNYMMGASLLSTVPVLILFILIHKHLVKGLAAGALK; via the coding sequence GTGTACAGAATTAGGCTAAATGGATGGACAACATTACGCTGGGGTTTTCTGCTTTTGATGATCATACTGCTTGATTTTCCATTTTTCATCATGTTAATTACATCATTAAAAACGAAAAGTGAGGTATATGATACTTCGGTTTTCTTACCAATTCATATGGTTTTCTCAAATTATATTAAGCTATGGAGCCATACAAATTTAAGCGTCTATTTTATTAACAGTATTAAAATTGCACTTGGTTCTACTCTACTAGTATTAGTTCTAGCAATCCCTACCTCATACGCTCTAAGTCGTTTGCAATTTAAAGGAAAGAATGCAGTTTTGGCATTGTTACTTGTGATTCAAATGTTTTCTCCTATTATCATCCTAGTACCACTTTATAAAATGTTCGCAAATCATCATCTGTTAGACAATATTTGGTCACTAATTATTATTAATACTACTTTTTCAATTTCCTTTGCAGTTTGGTTTATCTATTCATTCTTTAACAATGTGCCTGTCGAAATTGATGAGGCTGCACAAATTGATGGATGTAATAAATTTGATACGTTAGTTCGAATTTTAACTCCATTAGCGATTCCTTCAATCGTAACGGTAGGCGTATTTTCATTCATTAATGCTTGGAACGAATTTCTTTTCGCTTTAACCTTTGTTCAAACTGATAGCAAAATGCCAATCACACTTGGACTTTATAGCTTCGTAGGAAGATACGATGTTCAGTGGAATTACATGATGGGAGCTTCACTTTTAAGTACGGTTCCTGTCCTAATTTTATTCATACTTATTCACAAACATTTAGTAAAAGGTCTTGCAGCTGGTGCACTTAAATAA
- a CDS encoding sugar phosphate isomerase/epimerase family protein yields MKIACSSQSFDELLLERKMELDEFFQYCSTLSFVDGIEIEDKHIFHPNDKSYLNEIVELSNQYDLPIVNLAFDCNFGFESEEKINAEIARVKEWVEVAKALHIQNFRLFAGWPDFDKEKQWNSMIRFVDQAATIVEEAGLTVVIENHNHGGFLSNSDDVLRMFNDLNRPSIKLLLDTGNYVDQLEGVLKTAHFSGHVHAKVKEITSDGEEVEINYPTILRKLRDVHYNGWLSIEYEGNLDPKSVVNQFGQFLAKELKETMEV; encoded by the coding sequence ATGAAAATAGCATGTAGTTCGCAATCATTTGATGAGCTTCTTTTAGAAAGAAAAATGGAGTTGGATGAGTTTTTTCAATACTGTTCAACTTTATCGTTTGTTGATGGTATTGAAATAGAAGATAAGCATATTTTTCATCCGAATGACAAGAGTTACCTTAATGAAATTGTTGAATTAAGTAATCAATATGATCTACCAATCGTGAATCTAGCATTTGATTGTAATTTTGGATTTGAATCAGAGGAAAAAATAAATGCGGAAATTGCTCGCGTGAAAGAATGGGTTGAAGTCGCAAAAGCTTTACATATTCAAAACTTCCGCTTATTTGCAGGCTGGCCTGACTTTGATAAAGAAAAACAATGGAATTCAATGATTCGATTTGTGGATCAAGCAGCAACGATTGTTGAAGAAGCTGGATTAACAGTCGTCATCGAAAATCATAATCATGGTGGTTTTTTATCTAATAGTGATGATGTATTGAGGATGTTCAATGACTTAAATCGTCCTTCTATTAAACTACTTTTAGATACTGGCAATTATGTTGACCAGCTTGAAGGCGTTTTAAAAACGGCTCACTTTTCGGGGCATGTACATGCAAAAGTGAAAGAGATTACTAGTGATGGTGAAGAAGTAGAGATTAACTACCCAACGATCTTAAGAAAATTAAGAGATGTACATTATAATGGTTGGCTTTCGATTGAATACGAAGGGAATCTTGATCCAAAGTCGGTAGTCAATCAGTTTGGTCAGTTTTTAGCAAAAGAATTAAAAGAAACGATGGAGGTATAA
- a CDS encoding Gfo/Idh/MocA family protein: protein MKIGIVGAGNMGNLHASLLKTRSDVEFMGVTDIDLERCKSFCETHGGRAFRSVAEMVQAGTEVVFVTIPNTKHKEAVVSALKEGATVFCEKPFVTSLQDADEIMNVLGDDENRLYVGFNRRFAPVYAETKQIIQNGFKVFSGNIIMNDGDMTSPPWVTNVELTGGFLYDSTIHMFDMVRYLMGEIREVRCVSQQCLYPLQDNFSCMFTTEEGQSIVLSTNGHASWTWPSERIQLWGDHGTIITEELDLVTECGPLKQEQQTKNVRGIDRNLKWGYVQMHKDFLDSVKNKTKFSVSANDAYRSVLITDACYRSASEGGKLIYV, encoded by the coding sequence ATGAAAATTGGTATTGTTGGCGCAGGAAATATGGGTAATCTACATGCATCTCTTTTGAAAACGAGATCGGATGTAGAGTTTATGGGTGTAACTGACATTGATTTGGAAAGATGCAAATCATTTTGTGAAACACATGGTGGAAGGGCATTTCGTTCTGTTGCTGAGATGGTTCAGGCTGGAACAGAAGTTGTGTTTGTAACGATTCCCAATACAAAACATAAAGAAGCAGTTGTTTCGGCATTAAAAGAGGGTGCAACAGTATTTTGTGAGAAACCTTTTGTTACAAGCTTACAAGATGCGGATGAAATTATGAATGTTTTAGGAGATGACGAGAACCGTTTATATGTCGGGTTTAATCGTCGATTTGCACCGGTTTACGCAGAAACGAAGCAAATTATTCAAAATGGTTTTAAAGTTTTTTCTGGAAATATCATTATGAATGATGGTGATATGACCTCGCCTCCATGGGTAACGAATGTTGAATTAACAGGTGGATTTTTATATGATTCAACGATTCATATGTTTGATATGGTTCGTTATTTAATGGGGGAAATTCGTGAAGTACGATGCGTTTCGCAACAGTGCTTGTATCCTCTTCAAGATAATTTTTCTTGTATGTTTACAACAGAGGAAGGTCAGTCGATTGTTTTAAGTACAAATGGGCATGCGTCGTGGACTTGGCCATCTGAGCGAATTCAATTATGGGGAGACCATGGAACAATTATTACGGAAGAGTTGGATTTAGTGACAGAGTGCGGTCCATTAAAACAAGAGCAGCAAACAAAAAATGTTAGAGGAATCGACCGTAATTTAAAATGGGGTTATGTACAAATGCATAAAGACTTTTTAGATTCAGTTAAAAATAAAACAAAATTTAGTGTATCTGCTAATGATGCGTATCGTTCAGTACTTATTACGGATGCTTGTTATCGAAGTGCTAGTGAAGGTGGAAAACTTATTTACGTATAA
- the iolE gene encoding myo-inosose-2 dehydratase, with protein sequence MNTFYNCQLAISPINWANDDMADLGDHYSFQQIVDEMNELGFRGTELGRKYPRDIVTLQKELGQRNLALTSGWCDILFSDPDHLDESLQKFKAHVLFLKRMGSTFVVTADGGGSVHWDPREDRSNKGIKKYTGREWASLCTGLNIAGEFCRQHRMTLVYHIHTGTGVETLDEIHTLCAGTDPEVVSLLLDTGHLYYCGVDPVEVIQKYGERVKYVHLKDVREDVLKNVKDNGINFNDSVRMGIFTVPGDGTINFEAIFKTLAEINYQGWFVIEAEQDSLQANPIEYAQKSINYIESVTNLKL encoded by the coding sequence ATGAATACTTTTTATAATTGTCAATTAGCTATTTCTCCAATTAACTGGGCGAATGATGATATGGCAGATTTAGGGGATCACTACTCATTTCAACAAATAGTTGATGAAATGAATGAACTTGGCTTTAGAGGTACGGAGCTTGGTCGTAAGTATCCAAGGGATATTGTCACTTTACAAAAGGAATTAGGACAAAGAAATTTAGCCCTAACTTCAGGATGGTGTGACATCCTATTCTCTGACCCAGATCATTTAGACGAAAGCTTACAAAAATTTAAAGCGCATGTATTATTTTTAAAACGAATGGGTTCAACATTTGTTGTAACAGCTGATGGAGGTGGTTCCGTTCACTGGGATCCAAGAGAGGATCGTTCAAATAAGGGGATTAAAAAATATACTGGACGTGAGTGGGCGTCACTTTGTACTGGTTTAAATATTGCTGGTGAATTTTGCAGACAACATCGAATGACACTTGTTTACCATATTCATACGGGTACAGGAGTTGAAACATTAGATGAGATTCATACGCTTTGTGCAGGTACTGACCCGGAAGTTGTTTCATTGTTATTGGATACAGGTCACCTATATTACTGTGGGGTAGATCCAGTTGAAGTGATTCAAAAGTACGGTGAGCGTGTAAAATATGTTCACTTAAAAGATGTGCGTGAAGATGTATTGAAAAACGTGAAAGATAATGGAATTAATTTTAATGATTCTGTAAGAATGGGTATTTTTACTGTGCCTGGTGATGGTACAATTAATTTTGAAGCAATATTCAAAACACTTGCTGAAATAAATTATCAAGGATGGTTTGTAATTGAAGCTGAACAAGATTCACTACAAGCAAATCCGATTGAATATGCACAAAAATCAATAAATTATATTGAATCGGTTACAAATTTAAAACTTTAG